In the genome of Quercus robur chromosome 3, dhQueRobu3.1, whole genome shotgun sequence, one region contains:
- the LOC126718455 gene encoding protein trichome birefringence-like 2 has product MEMRKLPLSEQFVLPRRNVFSGFGLGIGVSLLVVVVLLLNKSLVGKPWLQGFVSVGVNSTLPFSSTSGSLSPVASNTNATSKVESDVGSFQGSKEGHVPYKTHEANVSGDTKMGDLKEARMGSGKTHFGNLTESLKNGSFPDKEKVGDSFASDGGLILRKNNSGNFSKTVKDESLRGKEGIVIENLSLSSVKDMNSVARNSSNRNNGTENKNVGNFSYNAGLDKAATREEIAYKASQEGNSDEKNKSTISNYGSLLRKMDGGSNEKCDIFDGRWVRDDSKPYYPAGSCPHIDRDFDCHLHQRPDDGFLKWKWQPNGCDIPSLNATDFLERVRGKRLAFVGDSLNRNMWESLACILRHAAKNKDKVYEISGRTEFKKKGIYAFRFEDYNCSLDFVPSPFLVRESSFKGRSGSFETLRLDLMDQTTSMYHDADVLVFNTGHWWTHEKTSRGEDYYQEGNYVYPRLKALEAYKRALTTWARWVDKNIDFNRTQVFFRGYSLTHFRGGQWNSGGQCHKETEPIFNETYLAKYPSKMRTLEHVLQSMRSPVVYMNISRLTDYRKDGHPSVYRREYKTVEEQNAAAEQFQDCSHWCLPGVPDTWNELLYASLLKLGKGSWKN; this is encoded by the exons ATGGAAATGAGAAAACTACCACTTTCAGAGCAGTTTGTACTGCCAAGAAGAAAtgttttttctgggtttggtttggGGATTGGAGTTTCTCTTCTTGTTGTTGTCGTACTTTTGCTGAATAAGTCATTGGTTGGCAAACCTTGGTTGCAAGGGTTTGTTAGTGTTGGTGTTAATTCTACACTGCCATTTTCAAGTACTTCTGGGTCTCTATCACCTGTTGCTAGTAATACCAATGCTACTTCAAAGGTGGAGAGCGATGTGGGTTCGTTTCAAGGGAGTAAAGAAGGACATGTGCCCTACAAAACCCATGAAGCAAATGTTTCAGGGGACACTAAAATGGGAGATCTTAAGGAGGCAAGGATGGGTTCAGGGAAAACCCATTTTGGGAATTTAACTGAGAGCCTTAAAAATGGAAGCTTTCCTGATAAAGAGAAAGTGGGCGATTCTTTCGCTTCAGATGGAGGATTGATTTTAAGGAAGAATAATTCTGGTAACTTCTCTAAGACTGTGAAAGATGAAAGCTTGCGTGGTAAAGAAGGAATTGTTATTGAGAATTTGAGCCTTTCTAGCGTAAAAGATATGAATTCAGTAGCAAGGAATTCGAGTAATCGGAATAATGGCACAGAAAATAAGAATGTGGGCAATTTTTCGTACAATGCAGGACTAGATAAAGCTGCTACTAGAGAAGAAATTGCTTACAAGGCAAGTCAAGAAGGAAATTCGGATGAGAAGAACAAAAGCACAATTTCTAATTATGGTTCTCTACTAAGGAAAATGGATGGTGGTTCTAATGAAAAATGTGACATATTTGATGGTAGATGGGTGAGAGATGATTCAAAGCCTTACTATCCTGCTGGTTCTTGCCCTCACATTGATAGGGATTTTGATTGCCACCTTCATCAGAGGCCAGATGATGGATTTTTAAAATGGAAATGGCAGCCAAATGGGTGTGACATCCCAAG TCTGAATGCCACTGATTTTCTGGAGAGAGTGAGAGGAAAGAGGCTGGCTTTTGTAGGAGATTCACTGAATAGGAACATGTGGGAATCTTTGGCGTGTATACTCCGCCATGCAGCCAAAAACAAGGATAAGGTTTATGAGATCTCAGGAAGGACAGAATTCAAGAAGAAGGGCATTTATGCTTTCAGATTTGAG GACTATAACTGTTCTCTGGATTTTGTTCCTTCTCCATTCCTTGTTAGAGAATCATCTTTCAAAGGTAGAAGTGGGTCATTTGAGACATTAAGATTGGATTTGATGGACCAGACAACTTCAATGTATCATGATGCCGATGTCTTAGTCTTCAATACAGGCCACTGGTGGACCCATGAGAAAACATCAAGAGG TGAAGACTATTACCAAGAAGGCAACTATGTGTACCCAAGACTCAAGGCTTTGGAAGCATACAAGAGGGCTCTCACCACTTGGGCTAGATGGGTTGACAAGAACATTGATTTCAACCGGACTCAGGTTTTCTTCAGAGGATATTCACTCACCCATTTCAG AGGGGGTCAATGGAACTCAGGAGGACAGTGCCACAAAGAAACTGAGCCAATCTTTAATGAAACATACTTAGCAAAGTACCCTTCAAAGATGAGAACTCTAGAGCACGTGCTTCAAAGCATGAGATCTCCTGTAGTATATATGAACATAAGTAGGCTTACGGATTACAGAAAAGATGGACACCCGTCCGTTTACAGAAGGGAATACAAGACAGTAGAAGAACAGAATGCCGCCGCTGAACAATTTCAAGATTGCAGCCATTGGTGCTTGCCTGGAGTACCAGATACTTGGAATGAATTGCTATATGCTTCTCTTTTAAAGTTAGGAAAGGGGTCTTGGAAAAACTGA